GATAAGAGTGAAAAAGGTTAACCTTTTTAAGAAACCCAGCCCCAAAGGCTCGGGTGACCTTCAGACGACCTTTCACCCTATCATTGACAATACACTGGCTGTCATCGGGGTGTTCTTGCTTTATTCTGAGGACTTCCTGCATTTTTTTTAGCATGCATTAGAATGTGCAGAAAGTAGGTTAATGAAAGAATAAGATACATTATTAAAGAAGACTTATACATACATCATGCGGATCACAAAGATTATATAGCAATGAGTAACACATACAAAAGATATGACTCACCAGGACCTCAAGGGAAATTCACCTGATATACAACATTGACAACAGTGTAGCAAAACAGGAAATTTAAGCCATAATGCATAGGAAATCCTAATTTTAAATGTCCACTTATTCAAGAGGGTGAAGTCTAAACACACTAACAAGGGCTTTAATCCTATACCTGATGTATTACTGCTAGGCCAGTGTGAATAATGACCTACCACTTAACCTTGAACAGTGCTTAAATGTCTGTCATGAACCCTGAAATTTACTTGATAGATCATATCCACAGGTTACAAAACATACCAGTAACTAAATGTTGGTAAATTTCTAGGAGTTCCCATTTACAGCATCTcagttcccaagaaattcctaCAAGCACTAGTCAGTTGAGCATCTATTCCAACAGAATAGAAAACCACCAAGGATTCCTGGTAATTTTATAGTCAATGTTTGGGTGAAAGATAGAAAAAACAACTTTTAGATACTGCAAGTGGGTTCTCAAAAGTTCCAAACCAGAACATGCTGTTTTGAAATTGAAACTTACTTCTTCAATGCTTGTACTGTGATCAGTAGATAACTGCAATGCACTTAAGTTCATTGTGTGACTAGTTTTAATCACTACAGGAGTAGCTCCTTCACCAACAACAGTGGAGTCTTCAACAATTCCCTCCACATCTGATTGACTTTTACCTCGTGTAATAGTTTTCGTactagaaggaatttcttcttgttTATATTGACCAATTACAGCACGACTATCACCAAGATTCATCACATACACATCCTCATCTCTCATCAACACAACCAACAAACACGAACCCATCAATGCCAACTCCGGATTTTTTTCAAGGACCTTATCCGTCATATCCAAATAGGCAAGCTCGGCAACTTCTAGAGCTTTCGACAAAGCCCTCAAAACCAATTCATGATCTACGGGACCAACTCGGCGTTTCCTATAGCTTCTACAACTATTTTCTTCAACTCTATTATCAATTTCTGTTTTCTCCTTATTATCCTCCATATCATATCTCCAAGGGAAAAACCTCCTACTGTGACCCTGATTATCTTTGTTTTTCAAGAACCCATGTTTCAATTTAGATAACAGTAGCGATCTCCTACTAACAATGGGACTAGAGCTGCTCACTCGTACAGCATCGTCAACAGAAAATGCAAACCGATCAGAACCCGATAAATCAAGCCCTTCTTCTGCATAATCTTCAGCAAGAAGTTCCCAAAGAGATCTCCCTCTTCTTACTCCTGTTGGCACAGCTTCATCAGATTGAAATGTTACTTTCTTCGCAGACCCACAATTAGCATTCTCAGAATTCAAATTGTCGCTACCACATTCCGCTACTCCACCATCGTTCCCTGCTTCTCCAACACAGTTTCTCAATGCTGGTTCAATTACCACCTCTCTCTCTAAATTCAATTCAGTTTTAGTAGTACCCATTGGCTGCTCATTTGATTCAACATCCCAAAACAAACCTTCAAGCTCATGAAAAACGGCCCTATAAAGATTACCCATTAAAAATTCAGGTGCATCTGGACCATTAAAACCATCGTAAATCCCAACAAAAAGCCAACCATGTTCTTCTGATACCACAACATGAACTCTATCTTCACCAGCTTTACCATGTGCCCACTGAACATTACTGCTttcgttcttcatcatcatctcagAATCATTTCCATGACTATGGTTATGGTTAATATTATTATCATCATCTTtcttattaaaaatattcaaaacAGGAACAACCCAAGGTCTCTTTTTCTCGGAAGATAAATTTCTAATAAACGCTTTTGGAATTCCTGATAatgctttcttccttcttcttcttttaacatAAATCCCATTAAGAGGAGCTGAAAAATGAATTTGTCCAGAAGAATCATTATTACTTGCGGTAGTAGAATCTAAAGGTCCAGAAAGAGCACCTCGTTCAATCGGTCCTGACATCAAAAACCCACTTCGTTCAAGTGGTCCAGAACCAGAAGCATCTCCTCCTCCACCACCGCGAGGTATTGGTTGTAACGGAAGTGCAGAAAAAGATGAAGAACTTTCAAAACCATCGATGAATGTTGGTTTATTAGTATCAATGGCATCTTCGTAATTATGATCATTCTGATGAAGTATAGTAGTAGGAGTATATGTATTAGCACTTACAGTAGCACCAGATATAGATTTAAAAAAAGAATTCGGTTCACCACCATTATAACAACTACTAGGTTTACTTTTCAAAGTAATATTTTGGGGTTCATGAGAAGGAGAAAGACGAAGTGATTGAGAATTAGGTGAAATACGATCtgaatttgttggtgaaagaaaacGAGCTGATGAACGTACATAACAAAATGAATGACCTAGGGTTTCATCCAATGGTTCTGTACCTGTATAAATCAaatcttgatgatgattttgattttgatttccatTTAAACATGGGAATAGGCGCGATAATCCACTTCCCATCACATTTGATTCTTCAAAGTTTAAGTATTCACACAATCctttgaacaatttttttttttgaaaaatttatgAGAGAGAAAAGAATTAGTTCTAGTGAAGTAGTAGTAACTtaatttcttgtttgtttcttcttcttctttctttttattttctctttctaaaactctgtgttttttctttgtttGCTACTGTTGGGTTACCTATATGGACGGTCACATCTGATTGTTTTGGTTGAAGATATCCATGTCATTCTTATGCCACGTTGACTTTCCAGGTCCAGTGTGGAAAGtatctattatttttcttaactttTTGTAATTGTGTCCCCCGTCGTCTCTAGGCTCTACAATCCAGTCCGGAATTTGAAGCTGACTAAAAATTCTCTTCGTTATATCAGTGTGTTTCAACAGTTTGATGTACACAACATAAGACGCCGCAGCGTCCTATCTAGCCAGTCTAAATAGATAGGACCGAAGATTTTTATCCATGTATCGTCTCTCTGCGAGGTGAGTGTAATTATTTTAGATGTATTTAGCTGCAGCTAGCAAACATCTTAGTTGGTAACGTTTTGTCATGTTTTCCCACTACAATCTAAGGAGGTATAGTCGTTTTTGATATTTTAGGAGGATCTTTTGAGTGTCTCCAGACATGCACTTTTTAATGAGAAACTCTACTTCCACCTCTTTCTTGCTAATATTACAtactatcaaaataaataaagtgGGAATTAAGTGTTTGATCCTCTCCTTACTCTCTTATTTTTTTGGTCCTGGATTTCAGATGGATTCGGATTTTTCAAGCCCAGCTGAGAGAGGGGTAAAAGAAAAATTGTCAGGGTCTCAAAATAAAGCCAATAACTGATGTCatttaaacaaaaataaatatacttGAAATAGCCTTCTCATTTTTCATTTCAGAGAAGCAGATCTAGAAACAGAGATGAAAGATACGGACGGATCGAGAGAGAGATTGAAAGAATATGTCGATCGAGATAGAGAATGATCGTTGTCGTatacgtcaaaaataaattactttctcactactcaaaatataaaatatagcaagggcaagaaaggatcgttcccacagagaggtcttaggttgttaagatgtttcggtttcctatataaaataatggagggttttctgatttttatatactaaaataaaataaaagcaaaacaaagaaaagtAAACAAATCAAATCGAAGATGTGAAagcattggttaaggatttcgttttcattcacaaacatgttcttgtcataataattagaattgatattttaatctcaacttttatcaaaggccctaagataccctgatcacaagaatatcccgctaatttccttttgtcatcagcaaacacattaaaagatgcgaaaatgAATTCTatctgtgaacacataaatcacgaagccatccacgtgttcacaaacaatattcgcatacatcctaattctataATTGTACGTCGTTTGCGtaacggggatgattatatcgattcatcgactcgaagccttcgggtttgtcattgtctagtcgaatattatcataaaaaatgttcgtataaaggaataaaccaagaatcaagtataaatgtaaagcatatgaagtttaacgctgaatgtaaggtgctgaaatgtaaataagacagatttacgtggttcagtactaaggcctacatccacggggttggtgtttcactatgtattgaatggttacaaagatagtcgaatgactttagagtatacataggtctgcgtaAGTAGGggaattacttactcttcctatttctctctcctatattctcctataattgccctcaattggtcgaccccttctctcttaatgGAGAGGGgaatttatagggttggaacgtgggtcccatttctgaggcgccgttgtaatcttatcttcttgtgctttgtgcctattacgcagaggtcttcggcatatgccgcggcctgagcttgaatacgaaggattatcctcgcctcttccacgcgctgattgacacgtgtatatctctttggtatttaatgtgggtagatggatgtctgctcgtgtcagacaagtgtctctttgtctggtcacatctgtgtcagccaaacttcctctcggccgttgatctgggatcttcctcgggattgggtgtgataacacccaaggggtattatttggtgctcctctgagccatcatacctctgtgatcctctgtccctgaccatcagatctgctgaccggtggcatcttctgatgagatgcttgctatcatgttttgatatcttgttttgcatgccttccacgtgtctctttctgtacacgtggtggatgatgaaaggtgtacatacaatttccccctcttcttctaacttgggagtattttgcaattttgaagaagaaaggtagtcctacacgtttcccactttgcattaactttccccgtaacttctccttggtacgaggagcagttattgtcttctctagcttcataaatatgaaagagaatgtgaaaaaaaaaacttttatcctcttcttgtcagtgttcattctcttcttgttttctattcttgttctttagtcatttattatcatcattcttgtgaggaagataacatcatTCAATTTATTATCATCTGAAAGGGGTATTATTTCTGTTTCTCTAGCATTCAATTttgaagataacaacattcaattattttgatatctccgatcctcctttcttcgactgcggttggtgcttgtcgtcctcttctatataggtatggggtttttcattagttgttcatcattgatttatctatgtatctacccgtttgtctcctgctgATGTATTTTTGGTTTTgcgatgaagatcatacatgtcgaagcatatatgcttgcccctgttctttgttacaacgtctgtgagtctgtatctgagtattatccctggggtcggatggagtattttttagttcttagggtttttaatgtttatccggatgaaccatcaattatgggttttttgatctttagtgatctcctcgtattcttctctgaactgtttttgtgtttccttgtagatatgtctgatcgtccgcgggctccttaccaaaccccgccgtctagtccgccaagatcccctccgcgtcgagattctgacagatctccacttggggaaggtccttacaagtcttcgcaatcggatcctcggggtcatagggtttcatcttcctccggtgcgaaggttgtgcctactaagaaaggggatatgccgaagggtccttctggatctaggtatgctgttaaccgcgccccttctcgtcctcgtgaagattctaggagtacgcaggctcctcctcgtgatgactctaggagtacgcgggctcctcctcctcgtactgaaatagtggatgctccgccccttcgttcaatggctcctccttcagtgcctccgcagaaatctttgccgcctcctcccgcggtttctttcaaagggaagtactccaagggtactatgttgagagctgatccgtctaaaaatcttccttctaaaaggaaagcttcggaattgagtcctacttctgattccacAGACGACGAAGAaattgtccccgtgatacgcaacatttcagttggtaagaagaaggtcactttcaagcatattgatcttgagatgttcaaggaaaaacatgaacttcaagcttttgaaGTTCGCTTCTAtccccctgacgatgatatcacttacgagctccttgctaattatcagtttgacgagtttcatctgttgactacggttggagccttcgaggtgggtctcatgttgcccctatataagtcgggtgactccttttattatgacgtgttggctagtcgcgaaggctcttccacgaacactcataatcgttccgtgtcacaactatctgggaattatcttcgttcactgaaggaatgttacctgcgaagcaaggagAGACTATGATAatctgctatgttccaaatcctgctgagagagagtggtacactcctcagaattttaacagttcttttggggattatgtcaacagcagaaaccgtaagccgtggagtgttagtcttcgtaatattgttgctccccgtggtgaaattcgtcttttgagtgaggtgagtgatgccaagctgaagtatgttcctggtactgagggatatgctaaacggaaactctttcctgctcgtgaaaggattaagcgtgaccatgattatgaatggcatgctactgttactgaggtagttggtccttgggcttatggatggattccgggtccacgcggttggcgtccttctgaaaatagcaagcctcgtgaaactcctcctcctcgttatggagatttctgtccttagCGTCCGAATTTCgtgggcatgaattttccttatgctcttgatgtcgttgatggagatgaggaggagggttctggtgctacccatccaacgaagagtgctgctgctgccaaggtatagtttcttcttatattctctatctattttcccctttttccttacttgaaataattttcatttttgaagtgagggaaaaaatgagcctttgtgggatgtatactggtttgtaggtgtcgaagaagaaaaaacttggacccaaacaatcttctactgcggttaccggtgaggctgagggttatgaggaggttacgagttccgtaaacgaagggtatggtgaggatgaagaaatgtccaatggagaagagcgtaccgacacttctcaccctgatgacgaaggtggtaatggtgaagaagaagtttccgcgggtggtgatggtgaagaagaagttgccgcgggtggtgatggtgaggctgaggataatattaccgttggtggtactggcgggggtggatctgcacctgttggcgatgatattattggtgtgggtactctgcccgttatttcccctgaattttctttcggtaggatatattccgcgggggaatcctttgatgtgaatgcttccatgggtcttgccgaagacttctcattgctttcccaaatgatgattgggatgtgcttgggaatcttggcaaagaaggtaccactgatcagcaagctgagaacgcaggtggtcatgctgagggtggtaatgtcgagacttgcgcgggtgaggagataaccgccaaggggaagtctgcggttgagtctccttcagaggatttccattactcgctaatgcctgaaggtgaagatgccattttggcttggcttaagaagaagaacctgatgttcgtccctaaccctgccccagtggtcactggtgagaagaattccgacgcttatactcgtaggatgatgcaattgtcttctgaagtccgcgttgctgagatgtgggagaagaatctgagatcttcggaagctaacctagtggttgaccctccctcctctgttgctgatatgatggccatagttgacgggtaccaatacggttttccccagcagcgtgtcttagaggtaaatccttgtactctttttttttcatgatGTCCGCACATTGTGCTCTTCGTGATATCcgatccctttggtataataatgtttgttgtttgtgacgtagatgatgaggagcgaacattgtaaccatgttctataccaattcttcaaagcaaagtctttaaagttggaggccaagcttcgtcatagagaagaggaactgtctgcggctgaagtggaaataaatgaactgaggggccgtctgaaggaaaaaaaacaactgggtaacgctgaggagagtcttcgttcagaacttgctatagtccgcaacgaattggagcagactcgtagaaatgtctcgtccttcacaggttcgtattttacggatctttcactcctcgtgattccctatctgtattttggtgttctgtctgagtctccccaccctatcttcagtgggtggagtccccgagctgatatggcttcggaaagaaagggaacgacagaaatcccgtattgcagagttggtgggtaagttgaaaagcgaagtcgtaaagtggaatgctcgtgctgatgagcacaacgcattaacagctgagtggcgtgaaaagcgaacactgatggttgatatgcaaaataagtacaatcatgaccgttgtttgtttaatggtatgttgctatggacgcgtgacaatctgtgtgatgctcgagaacatgcttcggacttagaggctagagtgcgctttttggaaggagagttacaacaggctcgttctttcttaggccccagggttagggatagtatgatgCGTCTTTctgaggaaagagataatgctagggccgaggttggtgctcttagtaaagccctagcagcgtctcgagctgatgttgctcgccaagtggagtctgaaagagatcttgaagtgaatgtgtatcgactccataaaaggatgtgggagatgaatgacgaagtcaaccatcttcgtcacttggattcaatgaagcaggtagatttagacgcgagtcaatttgctcttacgaaccttcaaacggattataagaaactatccaccgaatatgactt
The nucleotide sequence above comes from Papaver somniferum cultivar HN1 chromosome 8, ASM357369v1, whole genome shotgun sequence. Encoded proteins:
- the LOC113302051 gene encoding protein phosphatase 2C 29-like; the encoded protein is MGSGLSRLFPCLNGNQNQNHHQDLIYTGTEPLDETLGHSFCYVRSSARFLSPTNSDRISPNSQSLRLSPSHEPQNITLKSKPSSCYNGGEPNSFFKSISGATVSANTYTPTTILHQNDHNYEDAIDTNKPTFIDGFESSSSFSALPLQPIPRGGGGGDASGSGPLERSGFLMSGPIERGALSGPLDSTTASNNDSSGQIHFSAPLNGIYVKRRRRKKALSGIPKAFIRNLSSEKKRPWVVPVLNIFNKKDDDNNINHNHSHGNDSEMMMKNESSNVQWAHGKAGEDRVHVVVSEEHGWLFVGIYDGFNGPDAPEFLMGNLYRAVFHELEGLFWDVESNEQPMGTTKTELNLEREVVIEPALRNCVGEAGNDGGVAECGSDNLNSENANCGSAKKVTFQSDEAVPTGVRRGRSLWELLAEDYAEEGLDLSGSDRFAFSVDDAVRVSSSSPIVSRRSLLLSKLKHGFLKNKDNQGHSRRFFPWRYDMEDNKEKTEIDNRVEENSCRSYRKRRVGPVDHELVLRALSKALEVAELAYLDMTDKVLEKNPELALMGSCLLVVLMRDEDVYVMNLGDSRAVIGQYKQEEIPSSTKTITRGKSQSDVEGIVEDSTVVGEGATPVVIKTSHTMNLSALQLSTDHSTSIEEEVLRIKQEHPDDSQCIVNDRVKGRLKVTRAFGAGFLKKPKLNNALFEMFRNEYIGTAPYISCSPSLCHHKLGPSDQFLVLSSDGLYQYFSNQEVVTHVESFMEKFPDGDPAQHLIEELLFRAARKAGMDFHELLDIPQGDRRKYHDDITVMVISLEGRIWKSSGKYL